A single genomic interval of Lucilia cuprina isolate Lc7/37 chromosome 2, ASM2204524v1, whole genome shotgun sequence harbors:
- the LOC111680945 gene encoding sushi, von Willebrand factor type A, EGF and pentraxin domain-containing protein 1, translating into MFKYENKYGAELVAIDTFAENNDTLTIARSNDPNHRASDKYWLGLASLDELRTNTLESASGALISQYSGFWSLHQPDPMSGECVAATFASTFQSWDLGTCESLLPFMCRSSACPQNSIHCANGKCINQSFKCDGSDDCGDGSDELDCPAQCHYHMQSGGDVIESPNYPHKYGALSKCKWTLEGPLGSNIILQFQDFETEKTFDTVQILVGGRTEDKSVSLATLSGKQDLTTQPLVSASNFMIVKFTTDGSVERKGFRATWKTEAKSCGGTLKATLQRQTLTSPNYPKQYPGGLECLYIIKAQPGRIISIEVDDLDINEGRDYMLIRDGESPMSRPIAKLTGKTQNNDKVIISTGNALYLYFKSSLGDSGKGFSLRYIQGCKATISARNGTVTSPAFGLADYPKNQECFFTIRNSMGSPLSLKFDKFMVHKSDNVQVFDGSSTSGLRLHSGNGFTGTTAPKLTLTASSGEMLIKFSSDALHNAAGWSATFSADCPELKPGIGALASSRDTAFGTVVTFTCPIGQEFATGKSKIVTECMKGGNWSVSYIPKCQEVYCGPVPQIDNGFSIGSSNVTYRGVAMYQCYAGFTFSTGAPIEKISCLPDGRWERKPTCMASQCPPLPEVPHANVTLLNGGGRSYGTIVQYECEPGYERNGHPVLICMSNGTWSGEVPRCSRKRCFEFPKIENGFVVDSDRPYYYSDDARVQCFKGYKLIGSNIIRCNTEQVFENPPTCEDINECTSTQCDLATTECANTAGSFHCKCRPGFAPTTECRPVGDLGLSNGGVPDESIMTSASEEGFTKGMVRLTSSGWCGASAEPGANWILIDLKAPTILRGFRTTSVQRIDGNIAFTSAVRLQYSDDLTDVFKDYTNPDGTAVEFRILEPTLSILNLPMPIEARYVRFRIQDYVGAPCIRMEAMGCTRLDCVDINECSKNNGGCDQKCVNSPGSFACACNTGYQLFTANGTAGFPIERSETGERDGDIYQRNKTCVPVMCPSLLEPENGKLLTDKNDHHFGDIVKFQCNFGYIMSGSSSLLCLSSGQWNGTVPECNYAKCVSLPDDKLEGLSVVRPDPESVLVPFRDNVTINCNSPGRQLRSTASSGFRQCVYDPKPGLPDYWLSGSQPSCPRVDCYEPMPTPGAEYGQYVDTRFQSNFFFGCQNTFKLAGQTSHHDNVVRCQADGIWDFGDLRCEGPVCEDPGRPSDGRQIAKSYEQGSEVFFGCNRPGYILINPRPITCMREPECKVIKPLGLTSGKIPDSAINATSERPNYEAKNIRLNSATGWCGKQEAFTYVSVDLGQIYRVKAILVKGVVTNDIVGRPTEIRFFYKQAENENYVVYFPNFNLTMRDPGNYGELAMITLPKYVQARFVILGIVSYMDNACLKFELMGCEEPKKEPLLGYDYGYSPCVDNEPPIFQNCPQQPIIVRRDDNGAILPVNFTEPTAVDNSGSIARLEVKPQNFKTPSYIFKDTVVKYVAFDYDGNVAICEINITIPDVTPPLLQCPQSYVIELVDRQESYDVNFNDTRKRIKTSDESGEVRLTFTPERARIPIGAFENVTVTATDKFNNKAFCNFQVSVQASPCVDWELQPPANGAINCLPGDNGIECIATCKSGFRFTDGEPIKTFSCETSRLWKPTSVVPDCVSENTEQADYQVTASVTYRANGAVAQSCLSKYQDALSQHYAGLNQLLSQRCSAVNVNMNVTFLKSVPSLLEENVVNMDFILSILPAIRQPQLYALCGSTLNLIFDLSVPYASAVIDSLLNISHIGNQCPPLRALKSNISRGFTCSVGEVLNMDTSDVPRCLHCPAGTYVAVGQNICTYCPRGYYQNRDRQGTCLRCPAGTYTKEEGSKSLNDCVPVCGYGTYSPTGLVPCLECPRNSFTTDPPTGGFKDCQACPQNTFTFQPAASTKDLCRQKCAPGTYSSTGLAPCSPCPVNFYQSNVGSQTCNECPSNMRTDGPGTKGREECKPVICGEGACQHGGLCVPMGHGVQCFCPAGFSGKRCEIDIDECASQPCYNGGSCTDLPQGYRCECPPGYSGINCQEEISDCSENTCPARAMCKNEPGYKNFTCLCRSGYTGEDCDVTIDPCTANGNPCSNGASCKALQQGRYKCECLPGWEGFNCETNIDDCAENPCLLGANCTDLVNDFQCACPPGFTGKRCEEKIDLCLSEPCKHGTCVDRLFDHECVCHPGWTGPSCDINIDDCADRPCANDGTCVDLVNGYSCTCEPGYTGKNCQHTIDDCESNPCQNGATCVDQLDGFTCKCRPGFVGLSCEAEIDECLSDPCNPVGTERCLDLDNKFECVCRDGFTGELCETDIDDCASNPCLNNAQCRDRVGGFDCVCQEGWSGLHCETQITTCNTVLPCQNNANCIDLFQDYFCVCPSGTDGKNCETAPERCIGNPCMHGGKCQDFGSGLNCTCPMDYSGIGCQYEFDACDANVCQNGATCIDIGEGYTCVCPKGFTGKNCEEDIVDCKDNSCPPGATCVDLTNGFYCQCPFNMTGDDCRKTIQVDYDLYFSDASRSTAAQVVPFFTGESSSLTIAMWVQFAQKDDTGIFFTLYGVESPNMASNRRLMLQAHSSGVQVSLFADYQDVFLSFGEYTSVNDGQWHHVAIVWDGVTGQLQLITEGLIASKVEYAQGQVLPQYLWSVLGRPQPDDSKYAVSYSETGFQGTITKAQVWARALDITSEIQKQVRDCRSEPVLYNGLILNWSGYELTSGGVERTVPSMCGQRRCPNGYTGPNCQQLQVDKEPPVVEHCPGDLWVIAKNGSAVVTWDEPHFSDNIGVTKIVERNGHRPGTTLLWGSYDITYIASDAVGNTASCSFKVSLLTEFCPPLADPVGGVQVCKDWGAGGQFKVCEIACNPGLRFSEEVPEFYTCGAEGFWRPTRDPSMPLVYPSCSPSKPAQRVFRIKMLFPSDVLCNKAGQGVLRQKVTNSVNSLNRDWNFCSYSVEGTRECKDIQIDVKCDHYRGGQSNRAKRQVKDGGVYVLEAEIPVLNEADEPDTRGRQGRQQTGGDTYTLEISFPAVNDPVIHTSSGERSTVKSLLEKLILEDDQFAVQDILPNTVPDPGSLELGSEYACPVGQVVMIPDCVPCAIGTYYDTTNKTCIACERGTYQSEAGQLQCSKCPVIAGRPGVTAGPGARSAANCKERCPAGKYFDSETGLCRPCGHGFYQPNEGSFSCELCGLGQTTRSAEATSRKECRDECSSGMQLGVDGRCEPCPRGTYRLQGVQPSCAACPLGRTTPKVGSKSVEECTLPVCSPGTYLNGTLNMCEECPKGFYQPESQQTTCIHCPPNHSTKITGATSASECTNPCEQIAEGRPHCDPNAYCILVRETNDFKCECKPGFNGTGMECTDVCDGFCENQGNCVKDLKGTPSCRCVGSFTGPHCAERSEFAYIAGGIAGAVIFIIVIVLLIWMICVRSTKRRDPKKMLSPAIDQTGSQVNFYYGAHTPYAESIAPSHHSTYAHYYDDEEDGWEMPNFYNETYMKDGLHGGGKMSTLARSNASLYGTKDDLYDRLKRHAYTGKKEKSDSDSEVQ; encoded by the exons atgtttaaatatgaaaacaa GTATGGCGCTGAGTTGGTGGCCATTGACACATTTGCCGAAAATAATGATACTTTAACGATAGCACGCTCCAATGATCCCAATCATAGAGCCTCAGACAAATATTGGTTGGGTTTGGCTTCTTTAGATGAATTGAGAACCAATACCTTGGAATCGGCCTCGGGAGCATTGATTTCTCAATACTCGGGTTTCTGGTCTTTGCATCAACCTGATCCTATGTCGGGTGAGTGTGTAGCAGCCACATTTGCCTCGACGTTTCAATCTTGGGATTTGGGCACTTGCGAAAGTTTATTGCCTTTCATGTGCCGTTCTTCGGCCTGTCCCCAAAACTCCATACACTGTGCCAATGGCAAGTGCATTAATCAAAGTTTCAAGTGTGATGGCTCTGATGATTGTGGTGATGGTTCCGATGAATTAGATTGTCCCGCCCAATGTCACTATCACATGCAATCGGGTGGTGATGTTATAGAGAGTCCTAATTATCCCCATAAATATGGTGCTCTCTCCAAGTGTAAATGGACTTTGGAAGGTCCCTTGGGCAGCAATATTATTTTGCAATTCCAGGATTTCGAAACGGAAAAAACATTTGATACTGTACAGATTTTGGTAGGTGGACGCACGGAAGATAAATCTGTATCTTTGGCCACTTTGAGTGGTAAGCAGGACTTAACTACTCAACCTCTAGTGTCGGCCTCAAATTTCATGATTGTTAAATTCACCACTGACGGCAGTGTGGAACGTAAAGGTTTCCGTGCCACCTGGAAGACAGAAGCTAAAAGCTGTGGCGGCACTTTGAAGGCTACTCTACAGAGACAAACTCTCACCAGTCCCAATTATCCTAAACAATATCCTGGCGGTTTGGAATGTCTGTACATAATTAAGGCCCAACCGGGACGCATTATTTCCATTGAGGTTGATGATTTGGATATTAACGAGGGACGTGACTATATGCTGATACGTGATGGTGAATCACCCATGAGTCGTCCCATTGCTAAGCTTACTGGCAAGacccaaaacaatgataaagtAATTATTTCCACCGGTAATGCTCTATATCTGTACTTCAAGTCCAGTTTGGGTGACTCAGGCAAGGGCTTTAGTTTGAGATATATACAGGGCTGTAAAGCCACTATTTCGGCACGCAATGGTACTGTTACCTCTCCAGCTTTTGGCTTGGCTGACTATCCCAAAAACCAGGAATGTTTCTTCACCATACGCAACAGCATGGGCTCGCCTTTGTCTTTGAAATTTGACAAGTTTATGGTTCACAAAAGCGATAATGTTCAAGTATTCGATGGCTCTTCCACCTCTGGTTTGCGCTTGCATTCGGGTAATGGTTTTACTGGTACTACAGCACCCAAGCTGACACTAACTGCTTCCTCTGGGGAAATGTTGATCAAATTTAGCTCGGATGCTTTGCACAATGCTGCTGG tTGGTCTGCTACCTTCTCAGCTGATTGTCCAGAATTAAAACCTGGTATTGGCGCTTTAGCCTCTAGTCGTGATACTGCTTTTGGCACAGTCGTTACTTTCACTTGTCCCATTGGCCAGGAATTTGCCACCGGTAAAAGCAAGATTGTTACGGAATGTATGAAGGGTGGTAACTGGAGTGTATCATATATACCCAAATGTCAAG AGGTATACTGTGGTCCTGTACCCCAAATCGACAATGGTTTCTCTATTGGTTCCTCCAACGTTACCTATCGCGGTGTGGCTATGTATCAGTGTTATGCCGGTTTTACTTTCAGCACTGGAGCTCCCATTGAAAAGATTTCCTGTTTGCCAGATGGCCGCTGGGAACGTAAACCCACTTGTATGGCTTCTCAATGTCCTCCTTTGCCCGAAGTACCTCATGCCAATGTTACTCTGCTAAATGGTGGTGGTCGTAGCTATGGCACCATTGTGCAATATGAATGTGAACCTGGTTATGAACGTAATGGCCATCCTGTCTTAATCTGTATGTCTAATGGCACCTGGTCGGGTGAAGTTCCACGTTGTTCACGTAAACGCTGCTTTGAGTTCCCTAAGATTGAAAATGGTTTTGTGGTGGATTCTGATCGTCCTTACTACTATTCCGATGATGCTAGAGTTCAGTGCTTCAAGGGTTATAAACTAATTGGCAGCAATATTATTCGTTGCAATACAGAACAAGTTTTCGAAAATCCTCCCACTTGTGAGGACATCAATGAATGTACATCCACTCAATGTGATTTGGCCACTACCGAGTGTGCCAATACAGCTGGCTCTTTCCACTGCAAGTGTCGCCCTGGTTTTGCTCCCACCACTGAATGCCGTCCTGTCGGAGATTTGGGTCTTAGTAATGGTGGTGTGCCCGATGAAAGCATTATGACTTCAGCCAGTGAAGAAGGTTTTACTAAGGGTATGGTTCGTTTGACCTCTAGTGGTTGGTGTGGTGCTTCTGCTGAGCCTGGAGCCAATTGGATTTTGATTGATCTTAAGGCACCCACTATTTTGCGTGGTTTCCGCACTACCTCTGTTCAACGTATTGATGGCAATATTGCCTTTACCTCCGCAGTCCGTCTACAATATAGTGATGATTTAACTGATGTCTTCAAAGATTACACCAATCCTGATGGCACTGCTGTAGAATTCAGAATACTCGAACCTACTCTCTCCATTCTTAACCTGCCTATGCCTATTGAGGCTCGTTATGTACGTTTCCGCATTCAAGATtatgttggtgctccctgtataCGTATGGAAGCTATGGGTTGTACCCGTCTGGATTGTGTGGATATCAATGAATGTTCCAAAAATAATGGAGGTTGCGATCAAAAGTGTGTCAATTCTCCTGGTAGCTTTGCCTGTGCCTGCAACACTGGCTATCAGCTTTTCACCGCTAATGGTACTGCTGGTTTCCCCATTGAAAGATCAGAAACTGGTGAACGTGATGGTGATATCTATCAACGTAATAAGACTTGTGTTCCAGTCATGTGTCCTTCTCTTTTGGAACCTGAAAATGGTAAATTGTTGACCGATAAAAATGATCATCATTTTGGTGATATTGTCAAGTTCCAGTGTAACTTTGGTTACATAATGTCTGGCAGTTCGTCTTTGCTTTGCTTGTCCAGTGGACAATGGAATGGCACAGTTCCTGAGTGTAACT ATGCTAAATGTGTTTCTTTGCCTGATGATAAATTGGAAGGTTTATCCGTAGTACGCCCAGATCCAGAATCTGTTTTGGTGCCTTTCCGCGATAATGTTACCATTAACTGCAACTCTCCTGGTCGTCAGTTGAGATCGACTGCTTCGTCTGGTTTCCGTCAATGTGTTTATGATCCTAAACCTGGTCTACCCGATTACTGGTTGTCTGGTTCTCAACCTTCCTGTCCACGTGTAGATTGTTACGAACCCATGCCTACACCTGGTGCTGAATATGGTCAATATGTTGATACCCGCTTCCAGAGCAACTTCTTCTTTGGCTGTCAAAATACCTTTAAGTTAGCTGGTCAAACATCTCATCACGACAATGTGGTACGTTGTCAAGCTGATGGTATTTGGGACTTTGGAGATTTGCGTTGTGAGGGTCCTGTTTGTGAAGATCCCGGACGTCCTAGTGATGGTCGCCAAATTGCCAAGAGCTATGAACAAGGATCTGAAGTATTCTTTGGCTGCAATCGTCCTGGTTATATACTTATCAATCCAAGACCCATTACTTGTATGCGTGAACCCGAATGCAAAGTCATCAAACCTTTGGGTTTGACTTCAGGCAAAATACCAGACTCTGCCATTAATGCCACTTCCGAACGTCCTAACTATGAAGCCAAAAATATTCGTCTTAACTCTGCTACTGGTTGGTGTGGCAAGCAAGAAGCTTTCACTTATGTCAGTGTAGATTTGGGTCAAATCTATCGTGTTAAAGCTATTCTTGTTAAGGGTGTTGTCACCAACGATATTGTTGGTCGCCCCACCGAGATTCGTTTCTTCTATAAACAAGCCGAAAACGAAAACTATGTGGTCTATTTCCCTAACTTCAACTTGACCATGCGTGATCCTGGTAATTATGGTGAACTTGCCATGATAACTCTGCCGAAATATGTACAAGCCCGTTTTGTTATTTTGGGTATTGTCAGTTATATGGATAATGCTTGTTTGAAATTCGAATTGATGGGCTGTGAGGAACCCAAAAAGGAACCTTTGCTAGGTTATGATTATGGTTACTCACCCTGTGTAGACAATGAGCCACCAATTTTCCAAAACTGTCCTCAACAACCTATCATCGTTAGACGTGATGATAATGGCGCTATTCTGCCTGTTAATTTTACTGAACCTACTGCTGTTGATAACTCTGGATCTATTGCTCGTTTGGAAGTTAAACCCCAAAACTTTAAGACACCTTCGTATATTTTCAAAGATACAGTAGTGAAATATGTGGCTTTCGATTATGATGGCAATGTTGCTATTTGTGAAATCAATATTACAATTCCCGATGTCACCCCACCACTATTGCAATGTCCTCAAAGTTATGTCATTGAACTGGTGGATCGTCAAGAAAGCTATGATGTCAACTTCAATGATACCCGTAAACGTATTAAGACCTCTGATGAATCTGGTGAAGTACGCTTGACTTTCACACCTGAGCGTGCCAGAATTCCTATTGGAGCTTTTGAAAATGTCACTGTTACTGCTACTGATAAGTTCAACAACAAGGCCTTCTGTAACTTCCAAGTATCCGTACAAGCTTCACCTTGTGTCGACTGGGAACTTCAACCTCCGGCGAATGGAGCCATTAACTGTTTACCTGGCGATAATGGTATCGAGTGTATAGCAACCTGTAAGTCTGGTTTCCGTTTCACAGATGGAGAACCTATTAAGACTTTCTCCTGCGAAACTTCTCGCTTGTGGAAACCTACTTCTGTGGTACCTGATTGTGTATCTGAAAATACCGAACAAGCTGATTACCAAGTTACCGCTTCCGTAACATATCGTGCCAATGGTGCTGTTGCTCAATCTTGTCTTAGCAAATACCAGGATGCATTATCTCAACATTACGCCGGCCTAAATCAACTACTATCCCAACGTTGTTCAGCTGTTAATGTCAACATGAATGTAACATTCCTTAAGTCAGTGCCCAGTTTGTTGGAAGAAAATGTTGTAAACATGGACTTTATATTGTCCATCTTACCGGCCATCAGACAACCACAATTGTATGCCCTTTGCGGTTCAACATTGAACTTGATTTTCGACTTAAGTGTTCCATACGCCAGTGCTGTCATTGATTCCCTCTTGAACATCTCACATATTGGCAATCAATGTCCACCACTACGTGCTTTGAAGAGTAATATATCGCGCGGCTTTACTTGCAGTGTTGGTGAAGTTTTGAATATGGATACCAGTGATGTTCCTAGATGCTTGCATTGTCCTGCTGGTACTTATGTTGCTGTTGGTCAAAACATCTGCACATACTGCCCACGTGGTTACTATCAAAATCGTGACCGTCAAGGTACCTGCTTACGTTGTCCTGCTGGAACTTATACGAAAGAAGAGGGATCCAAATCGTTGAACGATTGTGTTCCAGTTTGCGGTTATGGTACTTACTCTCCCACTGGTTTAGTTCCCTGTTTGGAATGTCCACGCAACTCGTTTACCACCGATCCTCCAACAGGAGGCTTCAAGGATTGTCAAGCCTGTCCTCAAAATACTTTCACATTCCAACCAGCCGCTTCTACCAAGGACTTGTGTAGACAAAAGTGTGCTCCTGGTACTTATTCATCAACCGGCTTAGCTCCTTGCTCACCTTGTCCAGTTAATTTCTATCAAAGCAACGTTGGTTCACAAACCTGTAATGAATGTCCTTCGAACATGCGTACAGATGGTCCTGGTACTAAAGGTCGTGAGGAATGCAAACCTGTTATTTGCGGTGAGGGAGCTTGTCAACATGGTGGTCTCTGTGTTCCCATGGGTCATGGAGTTCAATGTTTCTGCCCTGCCGGCTTCTCTGGCAAACGTTGTGAAATTGATATCGATGAATGCGCTTCGCAACCTTGTTACAATGGTGGCTCTTGTACTGATTTACCTCAAGGTTACCGCTGCGAATGTCCACCTGGCTACTCCGGCATTAATTGTCAAGAAGAAATAAGCGATTGTTCTGAAAATACCTGTCCAGCTCGTGCTATGTGCAAGAATGAACCCGGATACAAAAACTTTACATGCTTGTGCCGCAGCGGCTACACTGGTGAAGATTGTGATGTCACTATTGATCCCTGCACAGCTAATGGAAACCCCTGTTCCAATGGAGCTAGTTGTAAGGCTTTGCAACAGGGTCGTTACAAATGTGAATGTTTACCCGGCTGGGAAGGTTTCAATTGTGAAACAAATATAGATGATTGCGCCGAAAATCCTTGTCTTTTGGGAGCCAACTGTACTGATTTGGTAAATGACTTCCAATGTGCTTGTCCTCCTGGTTTTACGGGCAAACGTTGTGAAGAAAAGATTGATTTGTGTCTGTCGGAACCTTGCAAACATGGTACTTGTGTAGATCGTCTTTTCGATCATGAATGCGTCTGTCATCCAGGATGGACTGGTCCTTCATGTGATATTAATATCGATGATTGTGCTGATCGTCCTTGCGCTAACGATGGTACTTGTGTGGATTTGGTGAATGGTTATAGTTGTACTTGTGAACCCGGTTATACCGGCAAGAACTGCCAACATACAATTGATGATTGTGAATCGAACCCCTGTCAAAATGGAGCTACTTGTGTTGATCAATTGGATGGTTTTACTTGCAAGTGCCGTCCAGGTTTTGTGGGCTTAAGTTGTGAGGCTGAAATTGATGAATGCTTAAGCGATCCTTGCAATCCAGTTGGTACAGAACGCTGCTTGGATTTGGACAATAAATTCGAATGTGTATGCAGAGATGGTTTCACTGGCGAATTGTGCGAAACAGACATTGATGATTGCGCTAGCAACCCTTGTTTGAACAATGCTCAATGCCGTGATCGTGTTGGTGGATTTGATTGTGTGTGTCAAGAAGGCTGGAGTGGTTTGCATTGTGAAACCCAAATTACCACTTGTAATACTGTGCTTCCTTGTCAGAACAATGCCAATTGTATCGATTTGTTCCAAGACTACTTCTGTGTATGCCCTAGCGGCACTGATGGCAAAAACTGTGAAACTGCTCCAGAACGTTGTATTGGCAACCCATGTATGCATGGCGGTAAATGTCAAGATTTCGGCTCTGGCTTGAACTGTACCTGTCCCATGGACTACTCGGGTATTGGTTGTCAATATGAATTCGATGCTTGCGATGCTAATGTTTGTCAAAATGGAGCCACTTGCATTGATATTGGTGAAGGTTATACCTGCGTTTGTCCTAAAGGTTTCACAGGCAAGAACTGCGAAGAAGATATTGTCGATTGTAAGGATAACTCATGTCCTCCTGGCGCCACCTGTGTCGATTTGACCAATGGTTTCTACTGTCAATGTCCTTTCAATATGACTGGTGATGACTGTCGTAAGACCATACAAGTTGATTATGATCTTTACTTCAGCGATGCTTCCCGTTCTACTGCTGCTCAAGTTGTACCCTTCTTTACCGGTGAATCTTCCAGTTTAACTATTGCCATGTGGGTGCAATTTGCTCAAAAGGATGATACTGGTATATTCTTCACTTTGTATGGCGTGGAATCTCCCAATATGGCCAGCAATCGCCGTCTTATGTTACAAGCCCATTCCAGTGGTGTACAAGTTTCCTTGTTTGCCGATTACCAAGATGTATTCCTTTCCTTTGGTGAATACACTTCCGTCAATGACGGTCAATGGCATCATGTAGCTATTGTTTGGGATGGTGTTACTGGTCAATTGCAATTGATTACCGAAGGTCTTATTGCCAGCAAGGTAGAATATGCCCAAGGTCAAGTATTGCCACAATACTTGTGGTCTGTACTCGGTCGTCCACAACCTGATGATTCTAAATATGCTGTATCTTATTCGGAAACTGGCTTCCAAGGAACCATTACTAAAGCTCAAGTATGGGCCCGCGCTTTGGATATTACTTCGGAAATTCAAAAACAAGTACGTGATTGCCGTTCCGAACCGGTGTTGTACAATGGTCTGATTTTGAATTGGTCTGGTTATGAGCTGACTTCGGGTGGTGTTGAACGTACCGTACCTTCAATGTGTGGTCAACGTAGATGTCCCAATGGTTATACTGGTCCCAATTGCCAACAATTACAGGTTGATAAGGAACCACCAGTAGTCGAACATTGTCCTGGAGATTTGTGGGTTATTGCCAAGAACGGTTCGGCCGTTGTTACTTGGGATGAACCTCACTTTAGCGATAATATTGGTGTTACGAAAATTGTAGAACGTAATGGTCATCGTCCTGGTACCACGCTCTTGTGGGGCTCTTACGATATAACTTATATTGCCTCTGATGCCGTTGGTAATACAGCTTCCTGCAGTTTCAAGGTTTCGTTATTGa ctGAATTCTGTCCTCCCTTGGCCGATCCTGTGGGTGGTGTACAAGTTTGTAAAGATTGGGGTGCAGGCGGTCAATTCAAGGTTTGCGAAATTGCCTGTAATCCTGGTTTAAGATTCTCTGAAGAAGTTCCTGAATTCTATACTTGCGGAGCTGAAGGTTTCTGGCGTCCTACTCGAGATCCTTCAATGCCTTTGGTTTATCCTTCTTGTTCTC CCTCTAAACCTGCTCAACGTGTATTCCGCATTAAAATGCTATTCCCCTCGGATGTTCTCTGTAATAAGGCCGGTCAAGGAGTTCTTAGACAAAAGGTTACCAACTCTGTTAACTCTCTTAATAGAGATTGGAACTTCTGTTCTTACTCTGTCGAAGGCACCCGCGAATGTAAGGATATTCAAATCGATGTCAAGTGTGATCATTATCGCGGCGGTCAAAGCAATCGTGCTAAACGTCAAGTCAAGGATGGTGGAGTTTATGTTTTGGAAGCTGAAATTCCCGTATTAAA CGAAGCCGATGAACCTGATACACGTGGTCGACAAGGACGCCAACAAACTGGCGGCGATACATACACGCTGGAAATTTCTTTCCCGGCAGTgaa TGATCCTGTAATACACACCTCCTCAGGCGAACGTTCTACCGTTAAGTCTTTGTTGGAGAAACTTATTCTGGAAGATGATCAATTTGCTGTTCAAGATATATTACCCAATACTGTACCCGATCCAGGTTCTTTGGAGCTGGGCTCTGAATATGCTTGCCCGGTGGGTCAAGTGGTCATGATACCCGATTGTGTTCCTTGTGCTATTGGCACCTATTATGATACCACCAACAAAACATGTATTGCTTGTGAACGTGGCACCTATCAGTCTGAAGCTGGCCAATTGCAATGTAGCAAATGTCCTGTTATTGCTGGACGTCCTGGTGTTACTGCTGGTCCGGGAGCTCGTTCGGCTGCTAACTGCAAAGAACGTTGTCCTGCTGGCAAATACTTTGATTCGGAAACTGGCTTGTGTAGACCTTGCGGTCATGGTTTTTATCAACCCAATGAAGGTTCCTTTAGCTGTGAATTGTGTGGTTTGGGACAAACTACTCGCTCTGCTGAGGCTACTTCACGCAAAGAATGTCGTGATGAATGTTCTTCTGGTATGCAGTTGGGTGTGGATGGTCGTTGTGAACCTTGTCCTCGTGGTACTTATCGTTTGCAGGGTGTACAACCATCTTGTGCTGCCTGTCCATTGGGACGCACTACCCCCAAGGTGGGCTCCAAATCGGTTGAGGAATGTACCTTGCCTGTCTGCTCTCCTGGTACTTATCTCAACGGTACCCTCAACATGTGTGAAGAATGTCCTAAGGGCTTCTATCAACCCGAATCCCAACAAACTACTTGCATACATTGTCCACCAAATCATAGCACCAAGATCACCGGTGCCACTTCAGCTTCAGAATGTACCAATCCCTGCGAACAAATTGCCGAAGGTAGACCCCATTGTGATCCCAATGCCTATTGTATTTTGGTGCGTGAAACCAATGACTTTAAGTGTGAATGTAAACCCGGTTTCAATGGCACTGGCATGGAGTGTACCGATGTTTGTGATGGTTTCTGTGAGAACCAAGGCAACTGTGTTAAGGATTTGAAGGGTACTCCCTCATGTCGCTGTGTGGGTTCATTCACTGGTCCCCATTGTGCTGAACGTTCTGAATTCGCCTATATAGCTGGAGGTATTGCTGGTGCTGTGATCTTTATCATAGTTATAGTCCTACTTATATGGATGATTTGTGTGCGTTCAACTAAGAGACGTGATCCCAAGAAAATGCTATCACCTGCCATTGATCAGACAGGCTCACAAGTGAACTTCTATTATGGAGCTCATACGCCTTATGCGGAATCTATAGCTCCTTCACATCACAGCACCTATGCTCATTATTACGATGATGAGGAAGATGGCTGGGAAATGCCAAATTTCTATAATGAAACCTATATGAAGGATG GATTACATGGAGGCGGTAAAATGAGTACCTTGGCTAGATCGAATGCTTCTCTTTATGGCACCAAGGATGATTTATATGATCGACTAAAACGACATGCCTACACTGGCAAAAAAG aAAAGAGTGATAGTGATAGTGAAGTACAGTAA